In Torulaspora delbrueckii CBS 1146 chromosome 1, complete genome, one genomic interval encodes:
- the HUB1 gene encoding ubiquitin-like protein HUB1 (similar to Saccharomyces cerevisiae HUB1 (YNR032C-A); ancestral locus Anc_6.343) produces the protein MIEVLVNDRLGKKLRVKCLEDDSVGDFKKVLSVQLGCQPNKIVLQKGGSVLKDHISLGDYEVHNDTNLELYYS, from the coding sequence ATGATCGAAGTACTGGTAAATGACCGTTTGGGTAAGAAATTGCGGGTGAAATGCCTAGAAGACGATTCCGTGggagatttcaagaaggtACTCTCTGTACAATTGGGATGTCAGCCTAATAAGATTGTCTTACAAAAGGGAGGTTctgttttgaaagatcataTCAGTTTAGGAGACTATGAAGTGCATAATGATACCAATCTAGAGTTGTATTATTCGTAG